The Mangrovivirga cuniculi genomic sequence GAGCTTTATTAAAATGCTGTTATAATTTTCAACTATACCTGATCAATAAAAATAATTTCTAATAGAAGTTGAAATACCTCTATATAATCAAACGATTTTAATAAATTGCGCCCTCAACTATGTAATTCAATTCACTATTACACATAATATATTTTTAAAACTATGAATTTAGCTAAATTATTTACTTTGTTTTTTGCCGTATTATTTGTTTTTGCTTCATGTTCAGAAGAAGAAGTAAAGCCAGACAACAATACTAACGAAGAAGAGGAACAACAAGAAGAAGTGGTTGAAACTTCATTAATTGATGGTAAATGGACTATTTCTGATTATACGAGTGATATAACTCATTATAATAGTGGCACGGTTTCCAGAACCCTGACCGAAGATTTCACATCTGGAAATTTCACTTTAACTTTTGACGATGCCACAGAAACCATTAGTCACTCAGGGTATTTCGCAGTTAATCAGACTGAAAATGAAACAGACTCTACTGTCTATCATATGTTATTCCCTGAATTTGAAGGAACTTTTCAAGTAGATGGTGAAGATCTTATACTGGAAGATAATACTTTAACAATCGTTGAATTATCTGAAACAAAATTAGTTTTACATCAAATTAGAGAAAGTGCTTTTGGAGTATTATCTAATAAAATAGATGAGACTTATACTTTTTCTAAATAATAGAAATATCTATAATCAAATATTTTGAGGGAGGAGGTTACTCCTCCTTTAATTTTTTAACTAAACAAATCAATCGCCACCCATCAATAAAGCCAGGTTCGTTTTAATTTTTATTAAATAAATATTGCCCACCCTCTTAATAAATAATAATTTAAGATATAAAGCAACAAAATAAAGAGCAATAATGGGAGGATTTGGCTCAATGGACGCTGCCAACAAGTCCATGAAAAATAACAGGAGTTTATTAAAAAAGAACAGTACCTGGGATAAAATCAAGAACTATAATTCAGCTTTAAAAAATAAACAAAGCAAATTCGCCGATAAAAAAGCGAGCTCCGCACAACTATCAGAAATCAGAGAACGATCGATAAAAGAAAATAAAAGGCAGATCATCAAGACAGTAATTAAATTGATATTGGTAGGAACTGCCATAGTTGTGGCATGGTGGCTTATGACTGAAAACACGATTATGAATCACAATTTTTAAGGTTAATTAGGAAATTCAGATTTTTTAACTTTATTTAGAATAATTCTTAATAAGAGTTTTGATTATCAACTATTTTTTATGATCTGTACAAAACACATCAAAGTTTTCTGCACGATTTTCGTATCGTTTTTAGCATTTAATTCCTATTCTCAGTTTGGAATTACAGGAGGACTTACCCTGAGTAACACGATGGTTCGCTCAGAAGCAATTAATTCGCGTACGATGGTCGGGGGTATGTTTGGAATATCCTACGAATATAATTTCACCAATAATGAAAGGATTTCCTTTACAAATGAAATGATATGGTCTTCGAGGAATTATAAAATTCAATCCGAAGCATTTGGAGAACGAATTATCCTGGATCGCTACCTGACTTTTCCAGTATTGGTAAACTATAGACTAAAAGAAGATATCACAGCTAGTGGTGGTTTTGAAATTGGAGCCCCCTTATTTACAACTTTTATGGAGGATGAGTATAAGGATGGATGGTTTGCATTTTTGGTCCAACTGCATTTTTTCAAAGATGAAACAGTAAGTCCGTATATCAGGTCAAGTATTAGTCCACTCCCCAGACTAACCTACAGGCAGGTAGATCAATACGGGAACTTATCTGAAGAAATCGGTGAGTTCAGAAATATTTATTTTGTAATAGGATGTAAAATCAAGTTCAAAAAATGAAAAAATTAAGCTTAATATATCTATCCCTATTTATTCTTATTTTTTACGGATGTGAAGAACCTGTCTTTATATTCGATCCATCTAAGCCGTCGCTTCCAATATATACCGAAAAAGGATACAATGTAGCTGGGGCGGAAGTTAATGAAGAGTATTGGAATTCATCTTTAGGAGGTGGCAGTTTATTTAAACGTCCTGACACAGTTCAAATCATAAGAGATGTTGGCAAGGGCAAACTAGTACTCATAGTACCAGGAACTATCACAAAGCAAAATGATGAAATTAACGAAAGGAAATTTCTTACTTTGATTATTAACACAGATCAAATACAATCATTTGCTGATTTACCTAACTTAAACAACACCAGTTTCCAGCTTGATAATAGTTCTGCATATGGACTTGTATCAGACCCGTTTTATTATGGTAGCAGATATGCAAATCTCGAAGTTCAATCTTCATCAGGGAAATTAAACTTTCTCAACGCAAGATATGAAAGGGAAACATCTAGTGTAATAATATCAGGTACTTTTGGTTTTGATTATGTAGATTATAATGGAAATGATAATTCAGTTTATTACGGAAGATTTGATTTCAAAATATATGAGAGCATGTTCAAAACCTTATGAGGGCTAATAAATATCAGGATATAGTTACTATCGATGATGTTGTAAATGAACTTAACGATATCATTCAGGAGTGTATATCTAATTCTGATCCAAGAGGATATTTTGCTGTTTTATACAAAAAGGTTACAGTAAAAGTTAAAGAAGGCATTGAAAACAATTATTTTGACGATGGAGCAAGAATGGAAAAGCTCGATGTCATCTTTGCACTTCGATATATCGATGCCTATAATAATGCTAATAAGAATCTAGTTGTTAGTCGTTCCTGGAATGAAAGTTTTTCTATGGCTAAAAAAGATGAGATAACCGTACTGCAGCATATCTTATCAGGAATTAATGCACATATAAATCTCGATTTAGGCATTGCTGCCTATGAAGTTAACAAGGGAGTAAATATCCATGAGTTAAAAAATGATTTTGATCGGATCAATCAAATCTTATCTTCAATGGTTCATGAAGTTCAGTACAACCTTACAACCATATGGCCTCCATTAAAATTCTTACTTCAAAAGACAGGGAAGATAGATGATTTGCTAGTGGATTTCAGTATGAAATTAGCCCGTGATGGAGCCTGGGAATTTTCAGTTATTTTGGCTGAAAATGAAGAAACAGAAATTCAAAACCTAATAACGGAACGAGACAAAAAAGTATCAAGTAAAATTCACTTGATATCCCCCTCCGGATTTACTCTCAAATTTATTTTTAGCCTGATAAGTATCTTTGAAAAAGGATCAGTCGCAGATAAGATAAATCTGTTAAAAAAAGAGTTGTAAATTTAGGTATAACACCTTCCAAATATATTTAATACCATTCAATAATCATTTCGTTGATTTCGTTTTCAACTATTAATAAATTTCTTCTACCAGAGAATAAATTAATACAAATTTAATTGAAGCAATAAATCGAAATTTATTCTACTAGTTAAAAAGTATTCCTCATCCCTGGTTTAAATGGCCAGACTGTTAAAGAAACTTATAATTATAAAAGTAGAATAAAATTACCTCTATAATTTTCTACAAATGAGATTAAAAAAAATAGCAGGGTATAGAATAAATGATATTATAGAAGATTCACTTGCCTGGGTAGTGGTATTAGCAATGTTCATTTACGGTGGTGC encodes the following:
- a CDS encoding outer membrane beta-barrel protein, with protein sequence MICTKHIKVFCTIFVSFLAFNSYSQFGITGGLTLSNTMVRSEAINSRTMVGGMFGISYEYNFTNNERISFTNEMIWSSRNYKIQSEAFGERIILDRYLTFPVLVNYRLKEDITASGGFEIGAPLFTTFMEDEYKDGWFAFLVQLHFFKDETVSPYIRSSISPLPRLTYRQVDQYGNLSEEIGEFRNIYFVIGCKIKFKK
- a CDS encoding DUF5995 family protein, translating into MRANKYQDIVTIDDVVNELNDIIQECISNSDPRGYFAVLYKKVTVKVKEGIENNYFDDGARMEKLDVIFALRYIDAYNNANKNLVVSRSWNESFSMAKKDEITVLQHILSGINAHINLDLGIAAYEVNKGVNIHELKNDFDRINQILSSMVHEVQYNLTTIWPPLKFLLQKTGKIDDLLVDFSMKLARDGAWEFSVILAENEETEIQNLITERDKKVSSKIHLISPSGFTLKFIFSLISIFEKGSVADKINLLKKEL